The Candidatus Binatia bacterium DNA segment GTCAGCGTCTTGCTCCCGCAAAGACCGTCCGCTACCGGCGTCGATGAGGATCGTCGCGGGCAGCCGTTCCGACTTGCCGGCCAGGGCAGCCGGAGACGCAACCAGGCTCAGAGTCAGCAGCAACACCCTTCCCCACCAGCGCATCTCACGCTCCTCGATCAGCGGAGACATCTAACACACTCCGGCTGCCTTGTCAGGAATTTGCCAGGGCGGCGCGCCGTCCGTCCGTTTCCTCGCCGTCGTCAACCGTGTGCGTGTCGAGCCCGGCATATCGCTTTCCTAACCACGGTCAAAGCGCGCGAATGGGCAAGACGATCATCTGCAGGCCGGCAAACTGCAAGCGCCGCTGCAACGTCGCCGCCGCTTGGTTGTGCAGCAAGCGGGTCAGTAACGTTTCTTCGGCGAACACCAGCTTGCCAGCGAAGAACACGGCCCGCGGGAACTCCTTCGCCACCTGTTGAGACACCTGCAGCAAGGACTCGATCGTTTCGGTACCCAACATATAGCGGTAGTCCGCCCACATCCCCTGCCCGTTCACGAAATTGACGTATCGCTGCAGGAACTCATCAGACGACTGCTTCAGGTGTTCTATCTCCGCCACGCCCTTGAAGCGGCTGGAATCAATTACCCCCACGGTCACAAACAGAAACTGCTTGATGTGGTCACCGAACAGCCGCGGAATGGCCAGAAACGAGTGGATGCCCATGCCGTTGTAATCGGTGACCAGCAGTACGCCGGTGGGGGCGTTGCGGTCGTAAGCGGGGACCGGCCGCGCTCCCGGAGCGACCGGAACGGCCGTCAGGATCGCGTTCAGTCGATCCAGGTACTGATTGGTCTTTTCATAGTGGCTGCGGATCCACACACAGGTGGCGATCAGGGCGGACGTGATGACCACCGTCACCCAGCCGCCCTCGCGAAACTTGAGCGATACGGTCACCACCAGGATGGCGCTGGTCAGGCTCAAGCCGAGGCCGTTGATCGCCAGCCGCCGTTGCCAGCGTCGCTCCGTGTGACGGCACTGCCACCAATGAATGCACATGCCGAGCTGCGACAGCGTGAAGGTCGCGAAGACGTTGATGCTGTATAGAACGATCAGTAGTTGAACCCTGCCCTTGGTGTAGAAGAGAATCGCCAAGGCGAAGGCGCCCATCAGCACCGTGCCGTTCTTCGTCACCAGGCGATCACTCAACTGGTAGAAGCGGTGCGGCACCCAGGAATCGACTGCCATACTCGCGAGAACGCGCGGACCGTCGAGAAACCCGGTCTGCGCCGCAACAAACAGCAGGGCGCCTTCGAAAAGCAGGGTGCCCAGCAGGAATGCGTTCCCGACCGGCAGGCTGCCGAGGTGCCAGCCGCCCACCAGCTGCCCGATGAGGACGGCGTTGAGAGTCCGTCCCGGTTGATGCTGCACGCCCACCAGCAAGTAGGTGAACAGGATGCCGCCGGCGGTGAAGGCGAGCGACGTCGCCATGTACAGCATGGTCTTCTTGCCCGTGTGCACCTTCGGCTCGCGCAGAATCGGCAAGCCGTTGCTGACGGCTTCGATACCGGT contains these protein-coding regions:
- a CDS encoding APC family permease codes for the protein MLERASDNERELRPPAQAAPTHEETELEKRGRRRSLFRVLLGAPKDPLDPHIFHQVSLIAFLAWVGLGADGLSSACYGPEEAFLALGQDQFLAPFLALATALTVFIISASYSQIIELFPSGGGGYLVASKLLGSHAGVVSGSALVVDYVLTIAISVASGADAIFSFLPLRFQQMKLLTEAIVIGLLILINLRGVKESVTLLLPVFIGFIITHAIFIVYAVWIHAGAVPAIAANAVVESARGVREQGFWVMLMLFLHAYSMGAGTYTGIEAVSNGLPILREPKVHTGKKTMLYMATSLAFTAGGILFTYLLVGVQHQPGRTLNAVLIGQLVGGWHLGSLPVGNAFLLGTLLFEGALLFVAAQTGFLDGPRVLASMAVDSWVPHRFYQLSDRLVTKNGTVLMGAFALAILFYTKGRVQLLIVLYSINVFATFTLSQLGMCIHWWQCRHTERRWQRRLAINGLGLSLTSAILVVTVSLKFREGGWVTVVITSALIATCVWIRSHYEKTNQYLDRLNAILTAVPVAPGARPVPAYDRNAPTGVLLVTDYNGMGIHSFLAIPRLFGDHIKQFLFVTVGVIDSSRFKGVAEIEHLKQSSDEFLQRYVNFVNGQGMWADYRYMLGTETIESLLQVSQQVAKEFPRAVFFAGKLVFAEETLLTRLLHNQAAATLQRRLQFAGLQMIVLPIRAL